Proteins encoded by one window of Chondromyces crocatus:
- a CDS encoding cobalamin B12-binding domain-containing protein, which yields MTASKQPDLVTDYLDAILVGNRGRAVQVVEEALKGGMAVRDIHLGVIQEAQYEIGRRWQENLLTVAQEHLATAVSQLVLSHLYRHLPRSPRNGKRILLACVEGEQHEMGARIMADLLEAEGFEVRLLGSNVPTDHLVSMAAEMRPDLVALSASMSFHLEALRRAVSRLRLVLGPRVPILAGGRAVLWTPGIEEQLGVPPAPKDANGVVEAVCTLLRVDLRRTGRGAVPPSGLEGR from the coding sequence ATGACTGCGTCAAAACAGCCGGACCTCGTGACGGACTACCTCGATGCCATCCTCGTTGGCAATCGCGGCCGGGCCGTGCAGGTGGTGGAGGAGGCGTTGAAGGGCGGCATGGCCGTACGCGACATCCACCTCGGGGTGATTCAAGAGGCGCAGTACGAGATCGGCCGACGCTGGCAAGAGAACCTGCTGACCGTGGCGCAGGAGCACCTCGCGACGGCCGTCAGCCAGCTCGTCCTCTCTCACCTATACCGGCACCTGCCACGCTCGCCGCGGAACGGCAAGCGCATCCTGCTCGCCTGCGTCGAGGGGGAGCAGCACGAGATGGGGGCCCGCATCATGGCCGATCTCCTGGAGGCCGAAGGGTTCGAGGTCCGGCTCCTGGGGTCGAACGTCCCCACCGATCACCTCGTGTCCATGGCCGCGGAGATGCGACCCGATCTCGTCGCCCTGTCGGCCTCGATGTCGTTTCACCTGGAGGCGCTGCGACGCGCCGTGAGCCGCTTGCGGCTCGTGCTCGGCCCCCGGGTCCCGATCCTGGCCGGGGGTCGGGCCGTGCTCTGGACGCCTGGCATCGAGGAGCAGCTCGGCGTGCCACCCGCCCCGAAGGATGCAAACGGTGTCGTCGAGGCAGTGTGTACTCTCCTGCGGGTCGACCTCAGGCGGACCGGACGAGGCGCCGTGCCTCCGAGCGGACTGGAGGGACGATGA